The following proteins come from a genomic window of Pyxidicoccus sp. MSG2:
- the dacB gene encoding D-alanyl-D-alanine carboxypeptidase/D-alanyl-D-alanine-endopeptidase, giving the protein MRRAFLVPLLLASLSLAGCFRAKRPEGATFPSLAQSLFGTLEDEGALASAYVVDAQTGEPLFHHREHMRLLPASTMKVVSTASVLSALGPDFRYQTPVSLEGSQVDGLFLGDVVVEASGDPSLGSWRFPETALACEQVADAMQARGIRQWRGQVRVRGTDDADLPFGPGWAWDDAAYAYSAAPTAFVFRENVVDLSLSRADGTDCAQPPTVQLTPAFASLPAVVSVDMNAERANLSCVRQRGGPGVRCVWRSPANQCPRAATVKLAVDEPQVLFSACVEEALLQRGVPRLPMTLEAPAPLRPPVPEPLVTLVSPPLSELVKATNKESLNLYAERLGLRFTRERTGAESYTALRSAMADELTRRGIPLRDLRPVDGSGLSRYNMATARGMVRVLFTSLREPYGSALVDSLPVAGQDGTLATRPVTPRTAGHIRAKTGTLSGQRCFVGVVDRPGDTQHPRVVFALMLGNMDEGTALPSSEAFDRFAAALVELPLR; this is encoded by the coding sequence ATGCGCCGCGCCTTTCTCGTCCCGCTGCTGCTGGCCTCCCTCTCGCTCGCCGGGTGCTTCCGCGCGAAGCGTCCGGAGGGGGCCACCTTCCCTTCGCTCGCGCAGTCCCTCTTCGGCACCCTGGAGGACGAGGGTGCGCTGGCAAGTGCCTATGTGGTGGACGCGCAGACGGGCGAGCCGCTCTTCCACCATCGCGAGCACATGCGCCTGTTGCCCGCGTCCACCATGAAGGTGGTCTCCACCGCGTCCGTGCTCTCCGCCCTGGGACCCGACTTCCGCTACCAGACGCCCGTGTCGCTGGAGGGCAGCCAGGTGGACGGCCTCTTCCTGGGAGACGTCGTGGTGGAGGCGTCGGGAGACCCGTCGCTGGGCTCGTGGCGCTTCCCGGAGACGGCGCTCGCGTGTGAGCAGGTGGCGGACGCCATGCAGGCACGCGGCATCCGCCAGTGGCGCGGGCAGGTGCGCGTGCGCGGCACCGACGACGCGGACCTCCCCTTCGGCCCGGGCTGGGCGTGGGACGACGCCGCGTACGCGTACAGCGCCGCGCCCACCGCCTTCGTGTTCCGGGAGAACGTGGTGGACCTGTCGCTGTCCCGCGCGGACGGCACGGACTGCGCGCAGCCGCCCACCGTGCAGCTCACGCCCGCCTTCGCGTCGCTGCCCGCCGTGGTCAGCGTGGACATGAACGCCGAGCGCGCCAACCTCTCCTGCGTGCGCCAGCGCGGCGGCCCGGGCGTGCGCTGCGTGTGGCGCTCCCCCGCCAACCAGTGCCCGCGCGCCGCCACCGTGAAGCTCGCGGTGGACGAGCCGCAGGTCCTCTTCTCCGCCTGCGTGGAGGAGGCCCTGCTCCAGCGCGGCGTGCCGCGGCTGCCGATGACGCTGGAGGCCCCCGCTCCGCTGCGCCCGCCCGTGCCCGAGCCGCTCGTCACCCTCGTGAGCCCGCCTTTGTCGGAGCTGGTGAAGGCCACCAACAAGGAGTCCCTCAACCTCTACGCGGAGCGGCTGGGCCTGCGCTTCACCCGCGAGCGCACCGGCGCGGAGTCCTACACCGCGCTGCGCTCCGCCATGGCCGACGAGCTCACCCGCCGCGGCATCCCCCTGCGTGACTTGCGGCCGGTGGATGGCAGCGGGCTGTCCCGCTACAACATGGCCACCGCGCGGGGCATGGTGCGCGTCCTCTTCACCAGCCTGCGCGAGCCCTACGGCAGTGCGCTGGTGGACAGCCTGCCCGTGGCCGGCCAGGACGGCACGCTCGCCACCCGTCCCGTCACGCCACGCACCGCCGGCCACATCCGCGCGAAGACGGGCACCCTCTCCGGGCAGCGCTGCTTCGTGGGCGTGGTGGACCGCCCCGGTGACACCCAGCACCCGCGCGTCGTCTTCGCGCTGATGCTGGGCAACATGGACGAGGGCACCGCGCTGCCCTCCAGCGAGGCCTTCGACCGCTTCGCGGCTGCGCTCGTGGAGCTGCCCCTCCGCTGA
- a CDS encoding prolyl oligopeptidase family serine peptidase, whose translation MKLKSALTAAALMLPLAVSAAPKGAAKAPATAKQEKVDTYHGTEVKDAYQWLEASSEASVKQWTDAQNAYTRGMLDKLPGREGLRQRVTELLSWKSPGYGGLQEEGGTLFAFKSQPPKQQSFLVVLGSVDDTSKERVLVDPMVVDPSGHTTIDWFVPTRDGKKVAVSMSKGGTESGDVTIYDVATGKALPNELVPHVNGGTAGGGLAWNADGTGYFYTRYPRGEERPAADRDFFQQVYFHQLGTPTEKDTYALGKDFPRIAMTELETSEDGKHTVAVVANGDGGEFMVYLRGPSGQWAQVSKFEDKVIRAVFGHDDALYLVSRKDAPRGKVLRLPLATPTLDKATVLVPEGEASIQGIFPTKSRLYVNEQLGGPSQVRMVDLKGQSLGLVPTLPVSSVGGLVAAGDGDDVLFVNVSFVQPMAWYRYSAKDNKVTKTALARTSPMDLSDVEVVRTEATSKDGTKVPLTILKKKGTKLTGKNPALLTGYGGFNISISPGYSVLTGLWLEQGGVFAIANLRGGSEFGEKWHAEGSLTHKQNVFDDFYACAKLLVDQKYTQPKKLAIQGGSNGGLLMGAAVTQHPEMYGAVVARVGIYDMLRVELTPNGQFNITEYGTVKDPEQFKALRAYSPLHNVKDGTKYPSVIFTSGANDPRVDPFHSRKMVARMQEANGARTPILLRANAETGHGSGTPLNARIEEEVDVYSFVFNELGMKYQPPAKKVSAPAPQ comes from the coding sequence GTGAAACTGAAGAGCGCACTGACGGCGGCGGCGCTGATGCTGCCGCTGGCCGTCTCCGCCGCCCCCAAGGGCGCCGCGAAGGCCCCCGCGACGGCGAAGCAGGAGAAGGTGGACACCTACCACGGCACGGAGGTGAAGGACGCCTACCAGTGGCTGGAGGCCTCGTCCGAGGCGAGCGTGAAGCAGTGGACCGACGCGCAGAACGCGTACACGCGCGGCATGCTGGACAAGCTCCCCGGGCGCGAGGGCCTGCGCCAGCGCGTCACCGAGCTGCTCTCCTGGAAGTCCCCGGGCTACGGCGGGCTCCAGGAGGAGGGCGGCACCCTCTTCGCCTTCAAGTCGCAGCCGCCCAAGCAGCAGAGCTTCCTGGTGGTGCTGGGCTCGGTGGATGACACGTCCAAGGAGCGCGTGCTCGTGGACCCCATGGTGGTGGACCCGTCCGGCCACACCACCATCGACTGGTTCGTCCCCACGCGGGACGGCAAGAAGGTGGCCGTCTCCATGTCGAAGGGCGGCACGGAGAGCGGCGACGTCACCATCTACGACGTGGCCACCGGCAAGGCGCTGCCCAACGAGCTGGTGCCGCACGTGAATGGCGGCACCGCGGGCGGCGGCCTCGCGTGGAACGCGGACGGCACGGGCTACTTCTACACGCGCTACCCGCGCGGCGAGGAGCGCCCCGCGGCGGACCGCGACTTCTTCCAGCAGGTCTACTTCCACCAGCTCGGCACGCCGACGGAGAAGGACACCTACGCGCTGGGCAAGGACTTCCCGCGCATCGCGATGACGGAGCTGGAGACGTCCGAGGACGGCAAGCACACCGTCGCGGTGGTCGCCAACGGCGACGGTGGCGAGTTCATGGTGTACCTGCGCGGCCCGTCCGGGCAGTGGGCGCAGGTGTCGAAGTTCGAGGACAAGGTCATCCGCGCCGTCTTCGGCCATGACGACGCGCTATACCTCGTCAGCCGCAAGGACGCGCCGCGCGGCAAGGTACTGCGGCTGCCGCTGGCCACGCCCACGCTGGACAAGGCGACGGTGCTCGTCCCCGAGGGCGAGGCCAGCATCCAGGGCATCTTCCCGACGAAGTCCCGGCTGTATGTGAATGAGCAGCTCGGCGGCCCCTCGCAGGTGCGCATGGTGGACCTGAAGGGCCAGTCGCTGGGCCTGGTGCCCACGCTGCCGGTGTCGTCGGTGGGCGGGCTGGTGGCCGCGGGCGACGGGGACGACGTGCTGTTCGTCAACGTCAGCTTCGTGCAGCCCATGGCCTGGTACCGGTACTCGGCCAAGGACAACAAGGTGACGAAGACGGCGCTGGCGCGCACCTCGCCCATGGACCTGAGCGACGTGGAGGTGGTGCGCACCGAGGCCACGTCCAAGGACGGCACCAAGGTGCCGCTCACCATCCTGAAGAAGAAGGGCACGAAGCTGACCGGGAAGAACCCGGCGCTGCTCACGGGCTACGGCGGCTTCAACATCTCCATCAGCCCGGGCTACAGCGTGCTGACGGGCCTGTGGCTGGAGCAGGGCGGCGTGTTTGCGATTGCGAACCTGCGCGGCGGCTCGGAGTTCGGCGAGAAGTGGCACGCGGAAGGCTCGCTGACGCACAAGCAGAACGTCTTCGACGACTTCTACGCCTGCGCGAAGCTGCTGGTGGACCAGAAGTACACGCAGCCGAAGAAGCTGGCCATCCAGGGCGGCAGCAACGGCGGCCTGCTGATGGGCGCGGCCGTCACCCAGCACCCGGAGATGTACGGCGCCGTCGTGGCCCGCGTGGGCATCTACGACATGCTGCGGGTGGAGCTCACGCCCAATGGCCAGTTCAACATCACCGAGTACGGCACGGTGAAGGACCCGGAGCAGTTCAAGGCGCTGCGCGCGTACTCGCCGCTGCACAACGTGAAGGATGGGACGAAGTACCCGTCGGTCATCTTCACCTCCGGCGCCAATGACCCGCGCGTGGACCCGTTCCACTCGCGGAAGATGGTGGCCCGGATGCAGGAGGCCAACGGCGCCAGGACGCCCATCCTCCTGCGCGCCAACGCGGAGACGGGCCACGGCTCCGGCACCCCGCTCAACGCCCGCATCGAGGAGGAGGTGGACGTCTACTCCTTCGTCTTCAACGAGCTGGGCATGAAGTACCAGCCGCCCGCGAAGAAGGTGTCCGCCCCCGCGCCGCAGTGA
- a CDS encoding GAF domain-containing sensor histidine kinase → MRKASTDPRFATHPAPKLYGVESYIAVPLHRKDGSFFGVLCALDPLPANLAEDKLEVFRHLGDLVGHQLDQEDELGRRDAQLLGAREAAQLREQLIGIVSHDLRNPLNAITLSAGTLIRRTDLDDRARRGLSRILDSADRANRLIRDLLDFTQARMGKALPVKPQCVDLHVLTQQVVDEVGLATPGRRLDVEGAGDARGMWDPDRIAQVLTNLLSNALQYSPSGTPIRVKTEGQGDKVVLSVCNEGPPIPPHVLPGLFEPMTRGTREGGERRSIGLGLYIVDQIVRAHGGSVEVVSTEGSGTTFRVHLPRGTS, encoded by the coding sequence ATCAGGAAGGCGAGCACGGACCCCCGGTTCGCGACCCATCCAGCGCCGAAGCTCTACGGTGTCGAGAGCTACATCGCCGTGCCGCTGCACCGGAAGGACGGTTCGTTCTTCGGCGTGCTGTGCGCGCTGGACCCGCTCCCGGCCAACCTGGCCGAGGACAAGCTGGAGGTCTTCCGCCACCTCGGAGACCTGGTCGGCCATCAGCTCGACCAGGAGGACGAGCTGGGGCGGAGGGATGCCCAGCTCCTCGGCGCGCGCGAGGCCGCGCAGCTTCGTGAGCAGCTCATCGGCATCGTGAGCCATGACCTGCGCAACCCACTCAATGCCATCACCCTCTCGGCCGGCACGCTGATACGCCGCACGGACCTGGATGACCGGGCCCGCCGCGGCCTCAGTCGCATCCTGGATTCCGCGGACCGGGCCAACCGGCTCATCCGGGACCTGCTCGACTTCACCCAGGCCCGCATGGGCAAGGCGCTTCCCGTGAAACCCCAGTGCGTGGACCTCCATGTCCTCACGCAGCAGGTGGTGGACGAGGTGGGGCTGGCCACGCCCGGACGCCGGTTGGACGTGGAGGGAGCGGGTGACGCACGCGGCATGTGGGACCCGGACCGCATCGCCCAGGTCCTCACGAACCTGCTCAGCAATGCCTTGCAGTACAGCCCATCCGGGACACCCATCCGGGTGAAGACGGAAGGGCAGGGCGACAAGGTCGTCCTCTCCGTGTGCAACGAGGGCCCGCCCATCCCCCCGCACGTCCTGCCGGGCCTGTTCGAGCCGATGACCCGTGGCACCCGGGAGGGCGGCGAACGCCGCAGTATCGGCCTGGGGCTCTACATCGTGGACCAGATTGTCCGCGCCCACGGAGGCAGCGTGGAGGTGGTGTCCACGGAAGGGTCGGGCACGACGTTCCGTGTCCACCTGCCTCGCGGTACCTCGTGA